From a region of the Aliidongia dinghuensis genome:
- a CDS encoding RraA family protein, with protein sequence MLIPGHRSFPSLPSVPDEVLDSFREAQVAIVSDNMNRLHGTRSLRPFHGSARLIGTAVTVKTRPGDNLMIHKAYAALRPGDVLVVDGGGDLNQALVGEIMMRRAQAIGVAGFVIDGAIRDVAAFVESGFPCFARGVTHRGPYKSGPGEINVPVSIDGLVVMPGDLVLGDEDGVVTFDRTVAADLLPLVAAQQAREAEALKAAREGRSSSYMGLAADKGQPT encoded by the coding sequence ATGCTCATCCCAGGTCATCGGTCCTTTCCGTCCTTGCCCTCGGTCCCTGACGAGGTGCTCGACAGTTTTCGCGAAGCCCAGGTCGCCATCGTGTCGGACAACATGAACCGGCTGCACGGCACTCGTTCGCTCAGGCCATTCCATGGGTCGGCCCGGTTGATCGGCACGGCGGTGACCGTGAAGACCCGTCCCGGCGACAACCTGATGATCCACAAGGCTTACGCCGCGCTGCGCCCCGGCGACGTGCTGGTCGTCGACGGCGGCGGGGATCTCAACCAGGCGCTGGTCGGCGAGATCATGATGCGCCGGGCCCAGGCGATCGGCGTCGCCGGCTTCGTCATCGACGGCGCCATTCGCGATGTCGCGGCGTTCGTCGAGAGCGGGTTCCCGTGCTTTGCCCGCGGGGTCACCCACCGCGGCCCGTACAAGTCGGGCCCCGGCGAAATCAACGTGCCGGTCTCCATCGACGGGCTGGTCGTCATGCCGGGCGACCTCGTGCTCGGCGATGAAGACGGCGTGGTCACGTTCGATCGCACCGTGGCTGCGGATCTCCTGCCCCTGGTCGCAGCACAACAGGCTCGCGAGGCCGAGGCGCTCAAGGCGGCCCGGGAAGGCCGGTCGAGTTCCTACATGGGGCTCGCCGCGGACAAGGGGCAGCCCACATGA
- a CDS encoding substrate-binding periplasmic protein: MVTRRRSKLPEKKFRSGGIAAALAAGLAAAGPASAAECSKMVVSGHPGYPPLVYYDGHEMRGAWMAIASRILSDLDIPFELSYEGPWSRVLESAMEAKIDLIATLKESPERLAYLSFTTTPAVYADIALFVRSDSTLQYHGWPDLIGKLGGIVRDEHYGLGFDEFMRSHLTVETVTSIDLDFKMLEAGHVDYAVTGYYPGLAHIASLGFEDRLKAVQPLISQTVNGFAFVTASPCLKYLPAFDKQLAVLVKNGTVQRLVDENLRNWQLKPLDLSN, translated from the coding sequence ATGGTCACTCGACGCCGGAGCAAGCTACCTGAGAAAAAGTTCCGCAGCGGCGGCATCGCAGCGGCGCTCGCCGCCGGTCTCGCGGCAGCCGGTCCGGCGAGCGCCGCCGAATGCTCGAAGATGGTCGTGAGCGGGCATCCTGGCTACCCGCCGCTCGTCTATTACGACGGCCATGAGATGCGCGGTGCCTGGATGGCGATCGCTTCGCGCATTCTGAGCGACCTCGATATCCCGTTCGAGCTCTCCTACGAGGGCCCCTGGTCGCGCGTGCTGGAGAGCGCCATGGAAGCCAAGATCGACCTGATCGCGACGCTGAAGGAATCGCCCGAGCGCTTGGCCTATCTCAGCTTCACCACTACGCCCGCGGTCTATGCCGATATCGCGCTGTTCGTGCGGAGCGACAGCACGCTGCAGTATCACGGCTGGCCGGATCTGATCGGCAAGCTGGGCGGCATCGTCCGCGACGAGCACTACGGCCTGGGCTTCGACGAGTTCATGCGATCGCATCTGACGGTCGAGACCGTGACCAGCATCGACCTCGACTTCAAGATGCTGGAGGCGGGGCACGTCGACTATGCCGTGACCGGCTACTATCCGGGCCTCGCGCACATCGCCTCGCTGGGATTCGAGGACAGGCTCAAGGCCGTGCAGCCGCTGATCTCGCAGACCGTCAACGGCTTCGCCTTCGTCACGGCCAGCCCCTGCCTCAAATATCTGCCGGCTTTCGACAAGCAACTGGCCGTGCTGGTCAAGAACGGCACGGTGCAGCGGCTGGTCGACGAGAACCTGCGGAACTGGCAGCTGAAGCCGCTCGATCTGTCCAACTGA
- a CDS encoding LysR family transcriptional regulator yields MSITLKQVEALYWIATLGSVVEAAERLNLAQSTISKRILELETVLNVQLLDRSGRAVALTRSGQNLLPIATELLKLGTRFHEVAAGPLGFSGSFRFGVTELVALTWLPKLVVAMKEAFPDVVPEPEVDASISLYDKLADRRLDLVIGLDPPAGSGFKVLPLDSVTLQWMCAPGAGPDADELPLAEIANYPILTQGEGSGLQRLVVEWLNASGITFNRIVKCNSLSVLSALAMAGLGATFLTEQYFTPEIQSGRLRIIRTKPKLPPIQYFASFRADALDPLAELIAKLSQNCCDFSLRRT; encoded by the coding sequence ATGTCCATCACGCTGAAGCAGGTCGAAGCGCTCTACTGGATCGCGACGCTCGGCAGTGTCGTCGAGGCGGCCGAGCGCCTGAACCTGGCCCAGTCGACGATCTCCAAGCGCATCCTCGAGCTCGAGACTGTTCTGAACGTGCAACTGCTGGATCGCAGCGGCCGGGCCGTCGCATTGACGCGGAGCGGACAAAACCTGCTGCCGATCGCGACCGAGCTCCTGAAGCTCGGCACGCGGTTTCACGAAGTGGCGGCCGGCCCGCTGGGATTCAGCGGCTCATTCCGGTTCGGCGTCACCGAACTCGTGGCGCTGACCTGGCTGCCCAAGCTCGTCGTCGCGATGAAGGAGGCGTTTCCCGACGTGGTGCCCGAACCGGAGGTCGATGCCAGCATCTCGCTCTACGACAAGCTGGCCGACCGCCGGCTCGATCTCGTGATCGGGCTGGATCCGCCGGCGGGCTCCGGCTTCAAGGTATTGCCGCTCGACAGCGTTACGCTGCAATGGATGTGTGCCCCCGGGGCGGGGCCTGATGCCGACGAGCTGCCGCTCGCCGAAATTGCGAACTATCCGATCCTGACCCAGGGCGAGGGCTCCGGCTTGCAGCGTCTCGTCGTCGAATGGCTGAACGCGAGCGGCATCACCTTCAACCGCATCGTCAAGTGCAACAGCCTGAGCGTCCTCTCGGCGCTCGCGATGGCCGGGCTCGGCGCGACCTTCCTGACGGAGCAGTATTTTACGCCCGAGATCCAAAGCGGGCGGCTTCGGATCATCCGGACCAAGCCGAAGTTGCCGCCGATTCAATATTTCGCCTCTTTTCGCGCCGATGCGCTGGATCCGCTGGCCGAGCTGATCGCCAAGCTCAGCCAGAATTGCTGCGATTTCTCCCTGCGTCGGACCTAG
- a CDS encoding aspartate transaminase produces the protein MNAVPDMIQLSARVRRIKPSPSMVARDRARQLQAQGRDIVDLTAGEPDFDTPAHIQEAVGKAMAAGETRYTPVNGTSALRKAIVAKLARENGVRYELNQISVGSGAKQVIYNALAATVGDGDEVIIPAPYWVSYPDMVLACDATPVVVRCGENNGFKLSADALESAITPRTRWVILNAPCNPTGAFYSEAEMRALTDVLLRHPHVALMTDDIYEHIRFDDGAPVCPAAIEPQLMDRILLVNGVSKTYAMTGFRLGYGAGPKALIAAMNTIQSQSTSCTSSLSQAAATAALEGDQSFVAEARQAYRERRDRAVALLNEIPGLSCRPPEGAFYVYPSCAGLIGKRTPSGTVLETDSDVLMYFLEHAGVAMVDGSAYGLSPYLRMSIATSLPQIEEGCRRVKEACEALR, from the coding sequence ATGAACGCCGTTCCTGACATGATCCAGCTCTCGGCGCGCGTCCGGCGCATCAAGCCGTCGCCCAGCATGGTCGCGCGCGACCGCGCCCGGCAGCTGCAGGCCCAGGGGCGCGACATCGTCGACCTGACGGCCGGCGAGCCGGACTTCGACACGCCGGCCCATATCCAGGAGGCGGTCGGCAAGGCGATGGCAGCCGGCGAGACGCGCTACACCCCGGTGAACGGCACGTCGGCGCTGCGCAAGGCGATCGTCGCGAAGCTCGCCCGGGAAAACGGCGTGCGCTACGAGCTCAACCAGATCTCGGTCGGATCCGGTGCCAAGCAGGTGATCTATAACGCCCTCGCCGCGACGGTCGGCGACGGCGACGAGGTCATCATTCCGGCGCCCTACTGGGTCTCCTATCCGGACATGGTGCTGGCGTGCGACGCGACGCCGGTCGTCGTCCGGTGCGGCGAGAACAACGGCTTCAAGCTCTCGGCCGACGCGCTCGAAAGTGCCATCACGCCGCGTACACGCTGGGTGATCCTGAACGCGCCCTGCAATCCGACCGGCGCCTTCTATTCCGAGGCGGAGATGCGGGCGCTTACCGACGTGCTGCTGCGCCATCCGCACGTCGCCCTCATGACCGACGACATCTACGAGCATATCCGGTTCGACGACGGCGCTCCCGTCTGCCCGGCGGCGATCGAGCCGCAGCTCATGGATCGCATCCTGCTGGTGAACGGCGTCTCCAAGACCTACGCCATGACCGGCTTCCGCCTGGGCTATGGCGCCGGTCCCAAGGCGTTGATCGCGGCCATGAACACGATCCAGTCGCAATCGACCTCCTGCACGAGTTCGCTGAGCCAAGCCGCCGCAACAGCGGCGCTGGAGGGCGATCAGAGCTTCGTCGCGGAAGCGCGCCAGGCTTATCGGGAGCGGCGGGATCGGGCCGTGGCACTGCTGAACGAGATCCCGGGCTTGAGCTGCCGGCCGCCCGAGGGCGCCTTCTACGTCTATCCATCCTGTGCCGGTCTCATCGGCAAGCGCACGCCCTCGGGCACCGTCCTCGAAACAGATTCCGACGTCCTCATGTATTTCCTCGAGCACGCCGGCGTGGCCATGGTGGATGGCAGCGCCTATGGGCTCTCCCCCTATCTCAGGATGTCGATCGCGACCTCGCTGCCGCAGATCGAGGAAGGGTGCAGGCGCGTCAAAGAGGCTTGCGAAGCACTGCGATAA
- a CDS encoding MFS transporter gives MSVAATQQSVINSAVRHLVTKYNPQGNRVGWLMMASILVEAWDLYSIAFVLVFIKEQYNPDPLLLGLAAAGTQGGALAGAILGGWLSDKIGRRVMFLATMILFIILALAQAFVTNVEWLVVVRFFLGVPLGSDISNGYTYIMESMPKGKREVMGNRWQFMFAIGEVMTLAVIAIFLISQLDHELVWRVTLGLGAVPALVILLMRHDLPETAVWLVRNGRFREAKLVAKQMFGDDLAMLPNEDVKVTKPHPAAFLADIRKDPIRWRATLYGWIACFAQGSEFSTFAFYLPVLFTMVGVASVLGTDLVTMALYCVAAISGWIGPMITPKIGQRGISIAGFAIVLVSLLVAAAALYTGNKMILPFAAGAMLWGHYWDASNCMTIPTVVARPEYRGTASGFAYMFVKLPSFIAIFLFPTIFAAIGQANATLLVAVFPLIGLLAAIFILPEVYGYEHD, from the coding sequence GTGTCGGTCGCAGCCACACAGCAATCGGTCATCAACAGTGCCGTCCGGCACCTCGTGACCAAGTACAATCCGCAAGGCAACCGGGTCGGCTGGCTCATGATGGCCTCGATCCTGGTCGAGGCCTGGGACCTCTACTCGATCGCCTTCGTGCTGGTCTTCATCAAGGAACAGTACAATCCGGACCCGCTGCTGCTGGGACTTGCGGCCGCAGGCACGCAGGGCGGCGCGCTCGCCGGCGCCATCCTGGGCGGCTGGCTGTCCGACAAGATCGGCCGGCGCGTGATGTTCCTGGCCACGATGATCCTGTTCATCATCCTGGCGCTGGCCCAAGCGTTCGTGACCAATGTCGAGTGGCTGGTCGTCGTGCGCTTCTTCCTGGGCGTCCCGCTCGGCAGCGACATATCCAACGGCTACACCTACATCATGGAGTCCATGCCCAAGGGCAAGCGCGAGGTCATGGGCAACCGTTGGCAGTTCATGTTCGCGATCGGCGAGGTCATGACGCTCGCCGTCATCGCCATATTCCTGATTTCCCAGCTCGACCATGAACTCGTCTGGCGCGTGACGCTGGGCCTGGGCGCTGTGCCGGCGCTCGTCATCCTGCTGATGCGCCACGACCTGCCGGAGACGGCGGTGTGGCTGGTCCGCAATGGCCGGTTCCGGGAGGCGAAGCTGGTCGCCAAGCAGATGTTCGGCGACGATCTCGCCATGCTGCCGAACGAGGACGTCAAGGTGACGAAGCCGCACCCGGCGGCCTTCCTGGCCGACATCCGCAAGGACCCGATCCGCTGGCGTGCCACGCTCTACGGCTGGATCGCGTGCTTCGCCCAGGGCAGCGAGTTCTCGACCTTCGCCTTCTATCTGCCGGTGCTGTTCACCATGGTCGGCGTCGCTTCGGTGCTCGGCACCGATCTCGTCACCATGGCGCTCTACTGCGTCGCTGCGATCTCGGGCTGGATCGGGCCGATGATCACGCCGAAGATCGGCCAGCGCGGCATCAGCATCGCCGGGTTCGCAATCGTGCTGGTCTCGCTGCTGGTCGCCGCCGCGGCGCTCTATACCGGCAACAAGATGATCCTGCCGTTCGCGGCGGGGGCGATGCTGTGGGGCCATTACTGGGACGCGTCGAACTGCATGACGATCCCGACCGTGGTCGCGAGGCCCGAGTATCGCGGCACGGCGAGCGGCTTTGCCTATATGTTCGTGAAGCTGCCGTCGTTCATCGCGATCTTCCTGTTCCCGACGATCTTCGCGGCGATCGGCCAGGCGAACGCGACCCTGCTCGTCGCCGTCTTCCCGCTGATCGGGCTCCTGGCGGCGATCTTCATCCTGCCCGAAGTCTACGGCTACGAGCACGACTGA